A single region of the Chryseobacterium culicis genome encodes:
- a CDS encoding helix-turn-helix domain-containing protein: protein MKQTIPTYDLNGISHHQFHVKRMDKSTQEAEDILLDKGIHRDSHYIFTCMESGHVRMMVDFKTIEAKDSTLFCVLPGQVHQGLLMKDVCGWFVAVKAELVPEAVRTFFDESLGEIQPLALDKNLVKKLNTTANILHTSYTNEMLSSKEGFLVVQSLLNAFLGMFALLYSQKNRSQASSESRSVQLSRAFRGLVRRDFKTLKSPSEYAEILNITRGYLTEAVREVTGKPAQHWIHQEILIEAKRLLVFTHLSVKEVAYELGYSDHTYFSRLFSKLEDQSPSEFRNQHQ, encoded by the coding sequence ATGAAACAGACCATTCCCACTTATGATTTAAACGGTATTTCCCATCATCAGTTCCATGTCAAAAGAATGGATAAAAGTACTCAGGAAGCTGAGGATATTCTTTTGGACAAAGGAATACACCGGGACAGTCACTATATTTTTACCTGTATGGAAAGCGGACATGTAAGAATGATGGTGGATTTTAAAACGATTGAAGCCAAAGATTCCACTCTTTTCTGTGTATTACCGGGACAGGTACATCAGGGACTTTTAATGAAAGACGTCTGTGGGTGGTTTGTCGCGGTAAAAGCAGAGCTTGTTCCTGAGGCAGTACGTACTTTTTTTGATGAATCTCTGGGGGAAATACAACCGCTGGCTCTGGATAAAAACTTGGTTAAAAAACTCAATACCACAGCCAATATCCTTCATACTTCCTATACCAACGAAATGCTTTCATCTAAAGAGGGATTTCTGGTGGTTCAGTCATTACTGAATGCATTTCTTGGGATGTTTGCTTTGCTGTATTCCCAGAAAAACAGGTCCCAGGCTTCCAGTGAAAGCCGATCTGTGCAACTCTCAAGAGCCTTCAGAGGTTTAGTTCGAAGAGATTTTAAAACCCTGAAAAGTCCATCAGAATATGCAGAGATTTTAAATATTACAAGAGGATATTTAACCGAAGCGGTTCGTGAAGTAACAGGAAAACCCGCACAACACTGGATTCATCAGGAAATTTTAATTGAAGCTAAAAGATTACTGGTCTTTACTCATCTGAGCGTAAAAGAAGTAGCCTATGAACTGGGCTACAGTGATCACACCTACTTCAGCCGTTTATTCTCCAAACTGGAAGACCAGTCTCCGTCGGAGTTCAGAAATCAACACCAATAA
- a CDS encoding siderophore-interacting protein, with amino-acid sequence MPSLPKWINDTVENVWSSKFKECTVTHIEKITEDLCRIRFETDLQEVPYEPAYAIGIRINDRDFRNYSPYNFNREAGTFDILFHLHDISAAGSHFVTQLTQGDSVKLLMPRGKQFFAPDAKIHFSVGDETSLGSSLSLKEAVEECGSSFICLHELEECSALEKLNLYGYHSPKNNTMRMIEALNDFLREEKEAIYNDDAVFYLTGNGGRMSLIRKFLKARGVSPKCIKSQAYWIEGKKGL; translated from the coding sequence ATGCCAAGCCTACCAAAATGGATCAATGACACAGTAGAAAATGTTTGGTCCTCAAAATTTAAAGAATGTACTGTTACTCATATAGAAAAAATTACGGAAGACCTTTGCCGTATACGTTTTGAAACAGATTTACAGGAAGTTCCCTATGAACCTGCCTACGCCATAGGAATAAGGATTAACGACCGGGATTTCCGGAATTATTCTCCTTATAATTTCAACAGGGAAGCAGGAACTTTTGATATTTTATTTCATCTTCATGACATTTCTGCCGCCGGAAGTCATTTTGTAACCCAATTGACTCAAGGAGATTCTGTAAAACTTCTAATGCCCAGAGGAAAACAGTTCTTTGCTCCTGATGCAAAAATTCATTTTTCTGTGGGAGATGAAACCTCTTTGGGAAGTTCTCTTTCCCTCAAAGAAGCTGTGGAGGAATGTGGATCTTCATTCATTTGTCTTCATGAACTGGAAGAATGTTCCGCTCTTGAGAAACTCAATTTATATGGTTATCACAGTCCTAAAAATAATACCATGAGAATGATTGAAGCTTTGAATGACTTTCTGAGAGAAGAAAAAGAAGCCATTTACAATGATGATGCTGTGTTCTACCTTACCGGAAACGGAGGAAGAATGTCTTTAATCAGGAAATTCCTTAAAGCCAGAGGTGTTTCTCCCAAATGTATAAAATCCCAGGCGTATTGGATTGAAGGGAAAAAGGGTCTGTAA
- a CDS encoding NAD(P)H-dependent oxidoreductase: MKRIAIINGHPHKDSFNFGLAEAYRLGAVETGAEVKEIVIRDLNFNPNLQFGYQKRMELEPDLMKAWKIIQWADHLVWVHPVWWGGFPALMKGFIDRLFLPGMAYKYRENSVWWDKLLKGKTAHIITTLDQPGWYYRLFFGRPSVNQLKKSILEYCGVKPVTLTYIGIIRNSKDEQRAQWLKKVNKLGRKQQ; the protein is encoded by the coding sequence ATGAAAAGAATAGCAATCATCAACGGACATCCCCATAAAGATTCCTTCAATTTTGGTCTTGCGGAAGCGTATCGGTTGGGAGCAGTAGAAACGGGAGCAGAAGTAAAAGAAATCGTCATAAGAGATTTAAATTTCAATCCCAATCTGCAGTTTGGATACCAGAAAAGAATGGAACTGGAGCCGGATTTGATGAAAGCCTGGAAAATTATTCAATGGGCAGATCATTTGGTTTGGGTGCATCCCGTTTGGTGGGGCGGATTTCCTGCCTTGATGAAAGGATTCATAGATCGTCTTTTCTTACCGGGAATGGCTTATAAATATCGGGAAAATTCTGTCTGGTGGGATAAACTTTTAAAAGGTAAAACAGCACATATCATTACAACATTAGATCAACCGGGTTGGTATTATCGGTTGTTTTTTGGCCGACCCAGTGTGAATCAGCTTAAAAAATCTATACTGGAATACTGTGGCGTAAAACCTGTTACACTCACTTATATAGGCATAATCCGGAATTCTAAGGATGAACAGCGGGCTCAATGGCTGAAGAAGGTGAATAAATTAGGAAGGAAACAGCAATAA
- a CDS encoding saccharopine dehydrogenase: protein MEQNILIIGGNGLVGKTISRILKSRNPHINVFIGGRKGGKTDKDLRIDVTDPSSFKVIVEKKINLIILSVNDKEDHILRFAITHRIDYLDITKPTPALVKAYAIAGKTDVNSRIVFSSGWMGGIVPGLVNALSDSGDINEVKLFVYYSVKDLAGESSAHFMAENVAVPFVYYQNDRPVSIRHFLDTEAFNFSFGIGKRNAYNFDVPDLYILNKVERISDVSVKMTYNSKFITWLLGAFQSLRIYNILSLKERKMIFGSSGNGDQSVFEIVVEDPSGQKKLSLQSLKGQAELTALSAVLHTEELLRNPHENKVYFSHQLHDPLSLMAQLHAYDSININVTQ, encoded by the coding sequence ATGGAGCAGAATATTTTAATTATCGGAGGAAATGGATTGGTAGGAAAAACTATTTCCCGCATTCTCAAATCAAGAAATCCTCATATCAATGTTTTTATTGGTGGAAGAAAAGGAGGAAAAACAGATAAGGACCTAAGGATTGATGTTACAGATCCTTCCTCATTTAAGGTTATTGTAGAAAAAAAAATAAACCTCATCATTCTTTCTGTGAATGATAAAGAAGATCATATACTTCGTTTCGCGATTACTCATCGAATAGATTATCTGGATATCACAAAACCTACTCCGGCTTTGGTAAAAGCTTATGCTATTGCCGGAAAAACAGACGTGAACAGCAGAATTGTATTCAGTTCAGGATGGATGGGCGGGATTGTCCCAGGATTGGTGAATGCCCTTTCAGATTCAGGGGATATCAATGAAGTAAAGCTCTTTGTATACTATTCTGTGAAAGATCTGGCAGGAGAGAGTTCAGCTCACTTTATGGCAGAAAATGTAGCGGTTCCTTTTGTGTATTATCAAAACGACAGGCCAGTTTCTATCAGACATTTTTTAGATACGGAAGCTTTTAATTTTTCCTTTGGAATTGGTAAGAGAAATGCTTATAATTTTGATGTGCCTGATCTGTATATTCTTAATAAGGTGGAAAGAATTTCCGATGTGAGTGTGAAAATGACTTATAATTCAAAATTCATTACCTGGTTGCTGGGCGCATTTCAATCCCTGAGGATCTACAATATTTTATCTTTAAAAGAGAGAAAAATGATTTTCGGTTCCAGTGGGAACGGGGATCAGTCTGTTTTTGAAATTGTTGTGGAAGATCCATCCGGACAAAAGAAACTGAGCCTTCAGAGTTTAAAAGGACAGGCAGAGCTGACTGCTTTATCGGCTGTTTTGCACACGGAAGAGCTGTTGAGGAATCCCCATGAAAACAAGGTCTACTTCAGCCATCAGCTGCACGACCCTTTATCTTTAATGGCACAGCTTCATGCTTATGATTCAATTAATATCAATGTCACACAATGA
- a CDS encoding Crp/Fnr family transcriptional regulator, which produces MIHDYFRSFNLFSEDEIEEFLKFSELRLVNKNDYFIQEGELCKEVGLVKSGIFRSFYTSDEGKDMTYCFRFPNHMIAAYSSFVSGCPSKESMQAITNAELIILKKEAVDELVKNSTSWTKFLKIIAEQEYLELETRFFQLQRDSAAQRYETLLKNHPDYIQNIPLQYLSSYLGITQRHLSRIRKEISF; this is translated from the coding sequence ATGATACATGATTACTTTAGAAGCTTTAATCTGTTTTCAGAAGATGAAATTGAAGAATTCCTGAAATTTTCCGAGTTAAGACTCGTTAATAAAAATGATTATTTCATACAGGAAGGAGAACTTTGCAAAGAAGTAGGATTGGTGAAATCCGGTATTTTCCGTTCTTTTTATACTTCAGATGAAGGAAAAGACATGACCTATTGCTTCAGATTTCCCAATCATATGATTGCTGCCTATTCATCATTTGTTTCAGGTTGTCCCAGTAAAGAAAGTATGCAGGCTATTACCAATGCAGAACTGATTATTCTTAAAAAAGAAGCAGTAGATGAGTTGGTAAAGAACAGCACCAGCTGGACGAAATTTTTGAAGATCATTGCAGAGCAGGAATATCTTGAACTTGAAACACGTTTTTTTCAGCTTCAGAGAGACAGTGCAGCGCAACGATATGAAACATTATTAAAGAATCATCCTGACTATATTCAGAATATTCCACTGCAGTATTTATCTTCTTATCTGGGAATTACCCAACGCCATTTAAGCCGTATCAGAAAGGAAATTTCTTTTTAG
- a CDS encoding aminopeptidase P family protein, translated as MTSKEKVAALREEMQKNNVDAFIVYSADPHMSEYLPEEWQERAWLSGFLGSAGFVVVTNDKAGLWTDGRYFTQAAIELDGSGIDLFKDGMEGTPNYIDWIISVIPSGGKVAVNAVAASNANWELLSQKLNSKNITLVDFPLLKEVWKERGTPSANPIFVHPVERAGKSVSDKISAIRQKMEEQEATVHIISSLDDVAWTLNLRGSDVDSNPVFLGYIVITKNDAVLFTGLEKMEVAARKQMDDAFVKMMPYEEFYNYLKTFKNEKVLVSPNSNQQIFETLKTDNQFIKAPVPGNLMKAQKNEAELEGFRTVMVRDGVAMVKFLYWLTHNAGKEAMNEYSIGEKLRGFRAEGENFVGESFGSIVGYKDNGAIMHYSAKKEGSKDVTNEETILVDSGGQYLEGTTDITRTFALGTPSEEFKRNSTLVLQGLIRLSMVKFPKGTKGVHLDAIARLPLWMEGKDFNHGTGHGVGSFMNVHEGPQNIRKDLNPQELLPGMVCSNEPGYYLEGHYGIRHENLIAVKEAEKTIHGTFYEFETLTFCPFFKETVVKEILSENEIAWLNGYHKTCEEKLAPHLDGEVKEWFLQLVSPL; from the coding sequence ATGACTTCAAAGGAAAAAGTTGCTGCACTTCGTGAAGAAATGCAGAAAAATAATGTTGATGCATTTATAGTATATTCTGCAGACCCGCATATGAGTGAATACCTTCCTGAAGAATGGCAGGAGAGAGCTTGGCTGTCAGGTTTCCTAGGTTCTGCTGGTTTTGTGGTGGTTACCAATGACAAAGCAGGGCTTTGGACAGACGGAAGATACTTTACTCAAGCTGCTATTGAGCTGGATGGTTCAGGAATCGACCTTTTCAAAGATGGTATGGAAGGAACTCCCAATTATATCGACTGGATTATTTCAGTGATTCCTTCCGGCGGTAAAGTGGCGGTAAATGCTGTGGCAGCTTCCAATGCAAACTGGGAATTGCTTTCTCAAAAATTGAATTCAAAAAATATTACGCTGGTAGATTTTCCACTTTTAAAAGAAGTTTGGAAAGAAAGAGGAACTCCATCTGCCAACCCAATTTTTGTACATCCGGTAGAAAGAGCAGGGAAATCGGTATCCGATAAAATTTCTGCAATCCGTCAGAAAATGGAAGAACAGGAAGCTACCGTACATATTATCTCAAGTCTGGATGATGTAGCCTGGACACTGAACCTGAGAGGAAGTGATGTAGACAGCAATCCTGTATTTTTAGGATATATCGTGATTACTAAAAATGATGCGGTATTGTTCACAGGATTGGAAAAAATGGAAGTGGCAGCAAGAAAACAAATGGATGATGCCTTTGTGAAAATGATGCCGTACGAAGAATTCTACAATTACCTGAAGACCTTCAAAAATGAAAAAGTATTGGTTTCTCCAAACAGCAACCAGCAGATTTTCGAAACATTAAAAACAGACAATCAGTTTATCAAAGCTCCGGTTCCCGGAAATCTGATGAAAGCTCAGAAAAATGAAGCTGAGCTGGAAGGTTTCAGAACAGTAATGGTAAGAGATGGAGTAGCGATGGTGAAATTCCTTTACTGGTTAACTCACAACGCTGGAAAAGAAGCAATGAATGAATATTCTATCGGTGAAAAACTGAGAGGTTTCCGTGCTGAAGGAGAAAATTTTGTCGGAGAAAGCTTTGGATCTATCGTAGGATATAAAGATAATGGTGCAATCATGCATTATTCTGCCAAAAAAGAAGGAAGCAAAGACGTTACCAACGAGGAAACAATCCTGGTAGACTCAGGAGGTCAGTACCTTGAAGGAACTACAGATATTACAAGAACTTTTGCTTTAGGAACACCTTCAGAAGAGTTTAAAAGAAATTCAACATTGGTATTACAGGGATTGATCCGTTTATCCATGGTGAAATTCCCGAAAGGAACAAAAGGGGTACACCTTGATGCTATTGCAAGGCTTCCGTTATGGATGGAAGGTAAAGACTTCAACCACGGAACAGGACATGGGGTAGGAAGCTTCATGAATGTACACGAAGGACCACAAAACATCAGAAAAGACCTGAACCCTCAGGAACTTCTTCCGGGAATGGTTTGTTCAAACGAACCTGGATACTATCTTGAAGGTCATTATGGAATTCGCCATGAAAACCTGATCGCAGTAAAAGAAGCAGAAAAAACAATTCACGGAACATTCTATGAGTTTGAAACATTGACATTCTGCCCATTCTTTAAAGAAACTGTAGTGAAGGAAATTCTTTCAGAAAATGAAATTGCATGGCTGAATGGTTACCATAAAACCTGTGAAGAAAAGCTGGCTCCTCATTTAGATGGAGAAGTTAAAGAATGGTTCCTGCAATTGGTAAGCCCTCTTTAA
- a CDS encoding DUF6526 family protein: protein MEQQNYNNHRKFYPPHHFIYLPLLIILEILGIYKIWDDPGNQLVWILFSVVIFLLFYLAFMTRQHYALGLQNRMVILEFKQRYFEIFNKRSDETAEKLRFDQIAALRFTYDDEFKELLYRALHENISGDEIKRSIKKWRADRLRI from the coding sequence ATGGAACAGCAAAACTACAATAACCACAGGAAATTTTATCCGCCACATCATTTTATTTATCTTCCATTGCTTATTATATTGGAGATTTTAGGAATTTACAAAATCTGGGATGATCCTGGAAATCAGCTGGTCTGGATACTATTTTCTGTTGTGATTTTTTTGCTTTTTTATCTGGCATTTATGACACGGCAGCATTATGCACTGGGACTTCAAAACCGGATGGTAATTCTGGAGTTTAAGCAGCGTTATTTCGAGATTTTCAATAAAAGATCTGATGAAACTGCTGAAAAACTGAGATTTGACCAGATTGCTGCCTTGAGATTTACCTATGATGATGAATTCAAAGAGCTTTTATACAGAGCGCTTCATGAAAACATCTCAGGAGACGAAATTAAAAGGTCTATCAAAAAATGGAGAGCTGACCGACTCAGAATCTAG
- a CDS encoding DNA topoisomerase IB — MEKNTDLEIISHLKPSKIVKIMKDPEASAKAVHLVYTTDAETDGITRKKTGNTYSYYKDGKKIKNKEEITRINSLVIPPAWENVWICALDNGHLQATGFDVKKRKQYRYHPLWSALRNHTKFYRMLQFGYALPDIRLQIEQDLVLRNFEKRKILALIVSLMQRTNIRIGNNVYEKLYGSFGLTTLKDKHVKVNGQKIIFSFKGKKGIMHHIDLKSKRLARLVQKCKDIPGKELFQYFDDEGNRHSIDSGMVNDYIKEISGEDFTAKDFRTWSGTVSALIAFKEIGYAENDSQYKKKVKEALDIVAENLGNTSAVCRKYYVHPLVINLYENNTIKKYLDELEVIEENDGKADLTKEEKLVLKILENERM, encoded by the coding sequence ATGGAGAAGAATACAGATTTGGAGATCATTTCTCACCTTAAGCCTTCAAAAATTGTTAAAATAATGAAGGATCCGGAAGCTTCTGCAAAGGCGGTACATCTCGTATATACCACCGATGCAGAAACCGACGGAATTACCCGTAAGAAAACCGGAAACACATATTCCTATTATAAAGACGGCAAAAAGATAAAGAACAAGGAAGAAATTACCAGAATCAACAGTCTGGTTATTCCGCCTGCCTGGGAAAATGTATGGATCTGTGCTCTTGATAACGGCCACCTTCAGGCAACAGGCTTTGATGTCAAAAAAAGAAAACAATACCGCTACCATCCTCTTTGGAGCGCTTTAAGAAATCACACTAAATTTTACAGAATGCTTCAGTTCGGGTATGCGCTACCGGACATCCGGCTGCAAATAGAACAGGATCTGGTGCTGAGAAATTTTGAAAAACGAAAGATTCTGGCTTTAATTGTAAGCCTTATGCAAAGAACCAATATCCGTATTGGTAATAATGTATATGAAAAATTATATGGTTCTTTTGGCCTGACCACTTTAAAGGATAAACATGTAAAGGTAAACGGGCAGAAAATCATTTTTTCTTTTAAAGGAAAGAAAGGTATTATGCATCATATTGATCTCAAAAGTAAAAGGCTGGCGAGGCTGGTTCAGAAATGCAAGGATATTCCCGGAAAAGAGCTTTTCCAGTATTTTGATGATGAGGGAAATCGGCATTCCATAGATTCCGGAATGGTAAACGATTATATTAAAGAAATAAGCGGTGAGGATTTTACGGCAAAAGATTTCAGAACATGGTCCGGAACGGTAAGTGCTCTGATTGCTTTTAAAGAAATCGGGTATGCAGAAAATGATTCTCAGTATAAAAAGAAAGTAAAAGAAGCCCTGGATATCGTTGCAGAAAATCTGGGAAATACATCTGCTGTCTGTAGAAAATATTATGTTCATCCATTAGTCATCAATCTTTACGAGAACAATACCATCAAAAAATATCTTGATGAGCTGGAAGTTATTGAAGAAAATGACGGAAAAGCCGATCTGACAAAAGAGGAAAAGCTGGTGCTGAAAATTCTTGAAAACGAGAGAATGTAG
- a CDS encoding helix-turn-helix domain-containing protein: MEVLSNFQYKKLFLPNITDKILANNADIQLYRIENYLKGILMPVIPYRTTFNFIIFVTNGHIRQYLENKEYHAEKGGVIFIKQGTITATVELSDDIEGFFLAYENNILSEQELPKHKSSIFFMTPFLNLDSLTYGTITQLLPIMEQELWLNNLNVNDVVVTMLHLILIKMLSTDSDTHHKSATRPMELSLQFRDLLFKYHVGEKRVAFYADKLSVTESYLNKCVKGVTQKSPKQWINEIDINYSKALLHSSKDIAEIAYELNFHTASHFTQLFKKIAGITPKEYRVQFLNNNRISV; the protein is encoded by the coding sequence ATGGAAGTTTTATCCAATTTTCAATATAAAAAGCTTTTTCTCCCGAATATTACGGATAAGATATTAGCCAATAATGCTGATATACAGCTGTATCGGATAGAAAATTATCTTAAAGGTATTCTCATGCCGGTCATTCCGTACCGTACAACGTTCAATTTTATTATTTTCGTGACCAATGGACATATCAGACAGTATCTTGAAAATAAAGAATACCACGCTGAAAAAGGAGGTGTAATCTTTATTAAACAGGGAACCATCACGGCTACGGTTGAATTATCAGACGATATTGAAGGTTTCTTCCTTGCCTATGAAAATAATATTCTGTCTGAACAGGAACTGCCTAAGCATAAGAGCAGTATTTTTTTCATGACTCCTTTTTTGAATCTTGACAGCCTGACCTATGGAACGATTACCCAGCTTCTCCCGATCATGGAGCAGGAACTATGGCTGAATAACCTCAATGTCAATGACGTTGTAGTTACCATGCTTCATCTTATTTTAATCAAAATGCTGAGTACAGATTCTGATACCCATCATAAATCTGCCACACGGCCAATGGAGCTGTCCCTTCAGTTCCGGGATCTTCTGTTCAAATATCATGTAGGAGAAAAGAGAGTGGCTTTTTATGCTGATAAACTGTCGGTAACGGAAAGTTATCTGAATAAATGTGTGAAAGGAGTTACTCAGAAATCCCCAAAACAGTGGATCAACGAGATTGATATCAATTACAGTAAAGCATTACTGCACTCCAGTAAAGACATTGCGGAGATAGCTTACGAATTGAATTTTCATACCGCCTCCCATTTTACACAGCTTTTCAAAAAAATTGCAGGCATTACGCCAAAGGAATACAGAGTTCAGTTTTTGAACAACAACAGGATTTCGGTTTGA
- a CDS encoding TonB-dependent receptor, which translates to MKITKIAAVFLVMAFSGKIMAQEAEKQLLIKDADDKFPIADALVKYDHGNSHTHTGTDGTFAIPVKSLPDTLVISRQGYDEVKWVVANNDDKNKVIFLQHKPFQISEVAINHSSFLSAITKVDLNKFPVNSAQDLLRKVPGLFIAQHAGGGKAEQLFLRGFDADHGTDVSVNVDGMPVNIVSHAHGQGYSDLHFVIPETVNNIDFGKGAYYMDRGDFNTAGYVDFQTYNGLKNSMIKLEGGSFNSKRVLGMFNILHDDLGRKNAYIAAEYNYTDGPFDVKQNFNRVNIFGKYNQWLTDKDYFNIQFSTFNSSWNASGQIPERAVDEGIIGRWGSIDPTEGGKTSRTNLQMNFKHIISPSEQIDAMAFYSKYNFNLYSDFTFNLKDKEHGDEIQQTDGRNIYGAEVKYIKTFSFANSSLNWTSGIGLRNDDINTLQLNHVYHRDLLLDRLSDVTGTETNLHAYSGLVWKTGKWTINPALRVDHFIFNMHNLLDAEQLPSGQSKEATRLSPKLNFSYAQNDNVMWFLKTGMGFHSNDLRVVVPNKNENTLPYSIGADFGVRLHPFKSLIITPALWYMDLQQEFVYVGDDAVVEPSGKSRRFGADLGVRFQPLENFYLNADINYSHARFTEEEKGQDYVPLAPVVTSTGSVNWDFLHGFSLGLQYRYLGARPAVEDNSIRTKAYFVNDLMLSYNRQTWGANVQLNNLFNVKWNEAQFATETQLKGEAEPITDLTYTPGSPFGVRVGVYYKF; encoded by the coding sequence ATGAAAATAACGAAAATAGCCGCAGTATTTCTGGTCATGGCATTCAGTGGAAAAATAATGGCGCAGGAAGCAGAAAAACAGTTGCTAATAAAAGATGCAGATGACAAATTTCCTATTGCAGATGCTTTGGTAAAATATGACCACGGAAACAGCCATACTCACACAGGAACAGACGGAACATTTGCTATTCCTGTAAAATCCCTTCCTGATACCCTTGTGATCAGCCGTCAGGGATACGATGAGGTAAAATGGGTGGTGGCCAACAATGATGATAAAAATAAAGTTATTTTTTTACAACATAAACCTTTTCAGATTTCTGAAGTAGCCATTAATCACAGTTCGTTTTTATCTGCTATTACAAAGGTTGATCTGAACAAATTTCCGGTAAATTCAGCGCAGGATTTGTTGAGAAAAGTTCCGGGATTGTTTATTGCGCAGCATGCCGGAGGTGGAAAGGCTGAACAGCTTTTTCTAAGAGGATTTGATGCCGATCACGGTACCGATGTAAGCGTAAATGTAGACGGAATGCCTGTGAATATCGTCTCTCATGCCCATGGTCAGGGATATTCAGACTTACATTTTGTGATTCCTGAAACCGTTAATAATATTGATTTCGGAAAAGGAGCCTATTACATGGATCGTGGAGACTTTAATACAGCTGGATACGTAGATTTTCAGACGTACAATGGTTTGAAAAACAGTATGATTAAACTGGAAGGAGGTTCATTCAATTCAAAAAGAGTATTGGGAATGTTCAATATTCTGCATGATGATCTGGGGAGAAAAAATGCCTATATCGCAGCAGAGTACAATTATACAGACGGTCCTTTTGATGTAAAACAGAATTTTAACAGAGTCAATATCTTCGGAAAATACAACCAGTGGCTTACGGATAAAGACTATTTCAATATCCAGTTCTCAACATTTAATTCCTCCTGGAATGCTTCCGGACAAATTCCCGAACGTGCTGTAGATGAAGGAATCATCGGACGATGGGGAAGTATTGATCCTACAGAAGGCGGAAAAACTTCCAGAACAAACCTTCAGATGAATTTTAAACATATTATTTCTCCTTCCGAACAGATTGATGCCATGGCTTTCTATTCAAAATATAATTTCAATCTGTATTCTGATTTTACCTTTAATTTAAAAGATAAAGAGCATGGAGACGAGATTCAGCAGACGGACGGAAGAAATATTTACGGAGCTGAAGTAAAATACATCAAGACTTTTTCATTCGCCAACAGTTCTTTAAACTGGACTTCAGGAATTGGATTAAGAAATGATGATATTAATACCCTGCAGCTTAACCATGTGTATCACAGAGATCTTCTGTTAGACCGATTGTCGGATGTAACAGGAACAGAAACCAATCTTCATGCTTATTCCGGATTGGTTTGGAAAACAGGGAAATGGACAATTAATCCGGCTTTGAGAGTAGATCATTTTATTTTTAATATGCATAACCTGCTGGATGCGGAACAATTGCCTTCCGGACAGTCAAAAGAAGCGACAAGACTGAGCCCTAAACTTAATTTCTCCTATGCCCAGAATGATAACGTAATGTGGTTCCTGAAAACAGGAATGGGCTTTCACTCCAATGACCTGAGAGTGGTAGTTCCCAATAAAAATGAAAATACACTTCCGTACTCTATTGGCGCAGACTTCGGAGTAAGATTACATCCATTCAAATCACTGATTATTACTCCGGCATTGTGGTATATGGATCTTCAGCAGGAATTTGTGTATGTAGGAGATGATGCCGTAGTAGAGCCTTCCGGAAAATCAAGACGTTTCGGGGCCGATCTTGGAGTTCGTTTTCAGCCATTGGAAAACTTCTATCTGAATGCGGACATCAACTATTCCCATGCAAGATTTACTGAAGAAGAAAAAGGACAGGATTATGTGCCGCTGGCTCCCGTAGTAACCAGTACAGGATCTGTAAACTGGGATTTCCTGCATGGATTTTCTTTAGGGCTGCAGTACCGATATTTGGGAGCAAGACCTGCTGTGGAAGATAACAGCATCAGAACCAAAGCTTATTTTGTGAATGACCTGATGCTTTCTTATAACCGTCAGACATGGGGCGCTAATGTGCAGCTGAACAATCTTTTCAATGTAAAATGGAACGAAGCTCAGTTTGCCACAGAAACCCAGTTGAAAGGGGAAGCAGAACCTATTACAGACCTTACGTATACTCCGGGAAGTCCTTTTGGAGTGAGAGTAGGAGTGTACTATAAATTCTGA